The Alkalinema sp. FACHB-956 genome has a window encoding:
- a CDS encoding HD domain-containing protein, with product MLPASPRLQQQLTFILEIDRLKQVLRHTLLTDGSRRENDAEHSWHLAMMAIVLQEYAAQSVDLLRVLKMLLIHDLVEIDAGDTFCYDEQLLTTKADREQQAADRLFGLLPIELQADLYPLWQEFEARETADAQFAAALDRLQPILHNYQTQGHSWQKNQVTADQVRRRAQSIGVGAPVLGDYVEALLQAAIDQGYLLDAPVSLASAIDGQSEISPERSEY from the coding sequence ATGCTACCTGCCTCGCCCCGGCTGCAACAACAACTGACGTTTATTTTGGAAATCGATCGCCTGAAACAGGTGCTGCGGCATACTTTGCTGACCGATGGTTCCCGCCGGGAAAACGATGCAGAACATTCCTGGCATTTGGCCATGATGGCGATCGTATTACAGGAATATGCGGCGCAGTCCGTGGATTTGCTACGGGTGCTGAAAATGCTGCTGATTCACGACTTGGTGGAAATTGATGCAGGCGATACCTTTTGTTATGACGAGCAGCTTCTGACGACTAAAGCCGATCGGGAACAGCAAGCTGCCGATCGCTTATTTGGCCTATTGCCGATCGAACTCCAAGCGGATCTCTATCCGCTCTGGCAGGAATTTGAAGCGAGGGAAACAGCGGATGCCCAGTTCGCCGCAGCCCTCGATCGCCTGCAACCTATCCTGCACAACTACCAAACCCAAGGGCACAGTTGGCAGAAGAATCAGGTGACAGCGGATCAAGTGCGCCGCCGTGCTCAGTCGATCGGAGTGGGTGCGCCTGTGCTAGGTGACTATGTAGAGGCTTTGCTGCAAGCGGCGATCGACCAGGGATATCTTTTAGACGCGCCAGTATCCCTTGCATCGGCGATCGACGGCCAATCTGAAATATCGCCTGAAAGGTCGGAATATTAA
- the dnaG gene encoding DNA primase produces the protein MNVPRLHPDTIEAVKERADIYDVVSEHVVLKKQGKDFVGFCPFHDDKRNPSFSVSPSKQFYYCFSCGAGGNAIKFLMEIGKRNFSEVVLDLAKKYQVPVKTLDVEQRQELQRQLSVREQLYEILALTAKFYEYALRQPTGQTALNYLIQQRQLSEETIQQFQLGYAPGGWETLYGYLVEQKKYPVALVEQAGLLVPRKEGGGFYDRFRDRLMIPILDLQGRVIGFGGRSLGDEQPKYLNSPETELFDKGKTLYGLDKARAAIAKTDQAIVVEGYFDVIALHAAGITSAVASLGTALGSHQVRQLLRYTESKRVVFNFDADRAGVQATERAIGEVANLAYQGDVQLRILNIPDGKDPDEFLKHHATADYERLLDNAPLWIDWQIQQAIHPRNLQQPDQMQAATEELVKLLGNLPNPTLRTYYIQKCSELLGQGNTRLVRQIEENLRLQVKGQRWHGRSAKWQTPGDRSLLEEAESQLLQLYLHAPQHRSTIVEVLEERDLEFSQSHHRFLWRQILEIQAANPTASEFVAPDAPDLLTLLRDRCTEFPTEMTQVYRLFELDEKTTTDIQRAELVIRTAAAAMERVMCEKRRRHFLDLWKNTDFVTSPDLGQYYQQKVYAEDQRIRELDRQRQVNFSDLVLSPWVGE, from the coding sequence ATGAACGTTCCTCGTCTGCATCCAGACACGATCGAAGCTGTCAAAGAGCGTGCTGATATCTACGATGTCGTTTCGGAACATGTCGTCCTGAAAAAGCAGGGCAAAGATTTTGTTGGTTTCTGCCCCTTCCACGACGACAAACGCAATCCCAGCTTCAGCGTTTCCCCCAGCAAACAGTTTTATTACTGCTTTAGCTGCGGGGCGGGGGGCAACGCGATCAAATTTTTGATGGAGATTGGCAAACGCAATTTCAGCGAAGTGGTGCTGGATTTGGCCAAAAAGTACCAAGTTCCGGTGAAAACCCTGGACGTGGAACAACGGCAGGAACTTCAGCGCCAACTCTCCGTGCGGGAGCAACTGTACGAAATTCTGGCCCTGACTGCAAAGTTCTACGAATATGCCCTGCGGCAACCGACGGGGCAGACCGCACTCAATTATTTAATCCAGCAGCGGCAGCTTTCGGAAGAAACGATTCAGCAATTCCAGCTCGGCTATGCACCGGGCGGCTGGGAAACCCTCTACGGCTATTTGGTAGAGCAGAAAAAATATCCCGTGGCCTTGGTGGAGCAGGCCGGATTGCTGGTACCGCGCAAGGAAGGTGGCGGTTTTTACGATCGTTTCCGGGATCGCTTGATGATTCCAATTTTGGATCTGCAAGGTCGGGTGATTGGCTTTGGGGGCCGATCGCTGGGCGATGAGCAACCGAAATATCTCAACTCGCCGGAAACCGAACTGTTTGACAAGGGCAAAACCCTCTACGGATTGGACAAAGCCCGCGCCGCGATCGCCAAAACCGACCAAGCGATCGTAGTGGAAGGCTATTTTGATGTGATTGCCCTGCACGCCGCCGGGATTACCAGTGCCGTCGCGTCCTTGGGCACCGCCTTGGGCAGCCACCAAGTCCGACAACTCCTGCGCTACACCGAATCCAAACGGGTAGTGTTTAACTTCGATGCCGATCGGGCAGGCGTCCAGGCCACGGAACGGGCGATCGGGGAAGTGGCCAACCTGGCCTACCAAGGTGATGTGCAATTACGGATCCTCAATATTCCCGACGGCAAGGATCCCGATGAATTCTTAAAACACCACGCCACGGCTGATTATGAGCGATTGCTGGATAATGCGCCCCTGTGGATCGATTGGCAAATCCAGCAGGCGATCCACCCCCGAAACCTCCAGCAGCCCGATCAGATGCAGGCGGCCACGGAGGAATTGGTCAAATTACTGGGAAATTTACCTAATCCGACCTTAAGAACCTATTACATCCAGAAATGCTCGGAATTACTCGGCCAGGGCAATACCCGACTCGTCCGGCAGATCGAAGAGAATCTACGGCTCCAGGTTAAAGGGCAACGCTGGCACGGTCGATCGGCCAAATGGCAAACTCCCGGTGACCGATCGCTTCTGGAAGAAGCCGAGTCCCAACTGTTGCAACTGTATCTCCATGCCCCCCAGCATCGTTCCACAATTGTGGAAGTCTTGGAAGAGCGCGATTTGGAATTCAGCCAGTCCCACCATCGTTTTCTCTGGCGACAAATTTTAGAAATTCAAGCCGCGAATCCCACCGCCTCAGAATTTGTCGCGCCGGATGCGCCAGATTTGTTGACTTTGCTGCGCGATCGCTGCACTGAGTTCCCCACGGAAATGACGCAGGTGTATCGCCTGTTTGAACTGGATGAAAAAACCACCACGGATATTCAGCGGGCGGAACTAGTGATTCGTACAGCCGCCGCTGCCATGGAGCGGGTCATGTGCGAAAAGCGTCGCCGACATTTTCTCGATTTGTGGAAAAATACTGACTTCGTGACGTCCCCGGATCTGGGGCAGTATTACCAGCAAAAAGTTTACGCCGAAGATCAACGGATTCGTGAACTCGATCGGCAGCGGCAAGTGAACTTTTCCGATCTCGTGCTCAGCCCTTGGGTAGGCGAGTGA
- a CDS encoding pentapeptide repeat-containing protein, whose amino-acid sequence MRTEIRIEKLAAQFQRLALWVAIVAIGLLCTLTPAWAEDYNKEFLVGRDFSNRNLTDSSFNHANLRESNFSHANLQGVSFFAANLEASNLVGADLRNATLDSARISEADLSDANLEGAFAFNAKFESSKIDGADFTDTQMREDTRLLLCKLATGRNSVTGRETRETLYCDE is encoded by the coding sequence ATGCGTACCGAAATACGGATTGAAAAGCTTGCTGCACAGTTTCAGCGCTTGGCATTGTGGGTGGCGATCGTCGCGATCGGGTTACTGTGCACGCTGACTCCAGCCTGGGCAGAGGACTATAACAAGGAATTTCTGGTAGGCCGAGATTTTTCTAACCGGAATTTAACCGATTCCAGCTTCAACCATGCCAACCTGCGGGAATCAAATTTTAGCCATGCCAACCTGCAAGGGGTCAGCTTTTTTGCTGCGAATTTGGAAGCATCGAACCTCGTGGGTGCGGATCTGCGGAATGCCACGTTGGACAGTGCCCGCATTTCTGAGGCGGACTTGAGCGATGCCAATTTGGAAGGGGCCTTTGCGTTCAATGCCAAGTTCGAGAGTTCGAAGATTGACGGTGCGGACTTCACCGATACCCAGATGCGGGAAGATACGCGGCTGTTGCTCTGCAAGTTGGCCACAGGCCGCAATTCCGTCACAGGTCGAGAGACTCGCGAAACGCTGTATTGCGATGAATAG
- a CDS encoding YraN family protein encodes MSSPSSTHPTPDPGLLGEQLVAQWVATKGGTVLYQRWHCRFGELDVVALNAAGDLIFIEVKTRQPYNWDSDGSLAVTRQKQTKLWKTAQIFLLKHPQHRDRPCRFDLALVHCSPRSHSQPDHPGFSRTIANYHLTLVNYLINALEFNQRI; translated from the coding sequence ATGAGCAGTCCCTCTTCTACCCATCCCACCCCCGATCCTGGCCTCCTAGGAGAACAGTTAGTGGCCCAATGGGTCGCCACAAAAGGCGGCACTGTCCTGTATCAGCGCTGGCATTGCCGCTTTGGCGAATTAGATGTCGTGGCACTCAATGCCGCTGGCGATCTAATCTTCATCGAAGTCAAAACCCGCCAGCCCTACAACTGGGATTCCGATGGCTCCCTCGCCGTCACCCGTCAGAAGCAAACCAAACTCTGGAAAACCGCCCAAATATTTCTGCTCAAACATCCCCAGCACCGCGATCGCCCCTGCCGGTTTGATCTTGCGTTGGTTCATTGTTCTCCCCGATCGCACAGCCAACCCGATCACCCTGGATTTAGCCGCACGATCGCAAACTACCACTTAACTTTGGTGAATTATTTAATCAACGCCTTGGAATTTAACCAGCGTATCTAA
- the queA gene encoding tRNA preQ1(34) S-adenosylmethionine ribosyltransferase-isomerase QueA, giving the protein MDLDRSLSAYDYTLPETQIAQNPAHPRDHSRLMVISDRSQHRHQHFYELEQFLQPGDLLVMNNTRVIPARLYGHKPTGSQVEVLLLEEKSPNQWLALVKPGRKLQPGAVIEFTPIAPQNTSVQLAATILDRDSATGGRLLEFRTATNQSLLEVIEQYGHMPLPPYIQDSQSTPEQYQTVYGDRLGSAAAPTAGLHFTPELLERLTQKGVDRTFVTLHVGVGTFRPVEVEDITQHEMHGEWIEVPAETVEKVRQTQINGGRVIAVGTTSARSLEGASQRSGKLEPYCGKTEIFIYPGYDWKTVDGMITNFHLPKSSLMMMISALIGRQRLLDLYAEAIRENYRFYSFGDAMLILPEAKI; this is encoded by the coding sequence ATGGATCTCGATCGCAGCCTCTCGGCCTACGACTACACCTTACCGGAGACACAGATTGCCCAAAATCCCGCCCATCCCAGGGATCATTCTCGGCTGATGGTCATCTCCGATCGCTCCCAGCATCGTCATCAACATTTTTATGAGCTAGAGCAATTCCTCCAACCGGGCGACCTGTTAGTGATGAACAACACGCGGGTGATTCCGGCGCGATTGTACGGCCACAAGCCCACCGGTAGCCAAGTTGAAGTTCTCTTATTGGAGGAAAAAAGTCCTAACCAGTGGCTTGCACTGGTCAAACCGGGTCGCAAGTTACAACCCGGTGCAGTGATTGAATTTACGCCGATCGCCCCCCAGAACACATCCGTGCAATTAGCTGCAACCATCCTCGATCGGGACAGCGCTACGGGAGGCCGACTCCTGGAATTCCGCACTGCAACGAATCAGTCTTTGCTAGAAGTGATTGAGCAATACGGGCACATGCCCTTGCCGCCCTACATCCAGGACAGCCAATCCACCCCGGAGCAATACCAAACGGTCTACGGCGATCGCCTCGGATCCGCCGCTGCCCCCACAGCAGGCTTGCACTTCACCCCAGAATTACTGGAACGGTTAACCCAAAAGGGGGTGGATCGCACATTTGTTACATTACATGTCGGCGTGGGCACCTTCCGTCCCGTGGAAGTGGAGGACATCACCCAGCACGAGATGCATGGGGAGTGGATTGAAGTCCCAGCGGAAACCGTTGAAAAGGTGCGGCAAACCCAAATCAATGGGGGGCGCGTGATTGCCGTGGGAACAACCTCTGCCCGATCGCTCGAAGGAGCCTCCCAGCGATCGGGGAAGCTGGAACCCTACTGCGGCAAAACGGAGATTTTTATCTATCCCGGTTACGATTGGAAAACCGTGGATGGAATGATCACCAATTTCCACCTCCCGAAATCCAGCTTGATGATGATGATCAGTGCACTGATTGGCCGTCAGCGACTGTTGGATCTCTACGCAGAAGCGATTCGTGAGAACTACCGTTTTTATTCCTTCGGGGATGCCATGCTGATTTTGCCCGAGGCCAAAATTTAG